GCCGGGGCGCGGGGGGGGATCCCCCGCCGCGCCTCCGTCTTTTCGTACCCCGCCGTTGAGCGCGGCCGCGCGAGCGGCTAGATTCGCCCCGGCGGCCGTTCGCCGCCCACGCAACCCACCACCCGGGAGTCCCATGGCCGGTTCCGCCCTCAAGGAACAGATCCGCGGCGACCTGAACACCGCCCGCCGCGAGCGCGACAAGCTGCGCACCACGGTACTGACCACCCTCCTCTCCGACCTCCGCAACCGGGAGATCGAGGTGGGGCACGAGCTCTCGGACGAGGAGGTGCAGCCGGTGCTGAACACCGCGATCAAGCGCCGCCGCGAGGCCGCGGAGCAGATGCGGGCCGGGGGACGCGAGGAGCTGGCCGCCAAGGAGGAAGAGGAGGCCCGCATCCTAACCGTCTACCTCCCCCCGCAGCTCAGCGAGGACGCGGTCCGCGGCTACGTCCGCGAAGCGATCGCCGGCGGCGCGACCGACCTGGGCGGCGTCATGAAGGCCGTGATGCCCCGGGTGAAGGGCCAGTTCGAGGGCAAGGAACTGAACCGCATCGTCCGCGAGGAGCTGGCCTAACCCCAGGCCACCCGACGAAAACACGGCGCCCCCACCGGGATCTCCCGGCCGGGGCGCCGTTTCGCACCTCGCACTTCGCACTCCCGCACTCCCCGGCTTCGCCGGGGCTACCCCCCCAGCAGCTCCGACACCGCCTGCATCACCCGGTCGCGCCGCTGGTTCGCCGCCTCGTACTCGTGGATGCGGATGAGCGTGTCCTCGTCGAGCTGCGCGTCGCGGATCCACTGGATCA
This Longimicrobiaceae bacterium DNA region includes the following protein-coding sequences:
- a CDS encoding GatB/YqeY domain-containing protein — protein: MAGSALKEQIRGDLNTARRERDKLRTTVLTTLLSDLRNREIEVGHELSDEEVQPVLNTAIKRRREAAEQMRAGGREELAAKEEEEARILTVYLPPQLSEDAVRGYVREAIAGGATDLGGVMKAVMPRVKGQFEGKELNRIVREELA